aacaacatcaacaacaacaacagcagcagcatcaacaacaacaacagcagcagcagcagcaacaacatcagcagcagcagcagcaacagaggAACGACCGGAACAGCAGgaacagtggagggaggggcggaTCCGAGCAGggccacctccatcaccacgaCAACCTGGGTTCGGTGGTGCACTACGGGCGTGGAGACATAtactcccagcatgcactgcagCACGTGTCATCGCACGGCCACCTGCAGTCCCACGGCCAGATGGAGCTGCAGAAGAAGGAGCGCCCGGAGCTGGCTTACCCACGGAAGACCCCTGAGGCCGGGCAGCAGCAGCACTCCCAGTCCCAGGCTTCGGCCTCCATGATGGACTCTCCTACCGACCAGTCCCGCCAGCCCCCGCACCTGCTCCAGTCCGTGCTGTCTCACACCACCCGCAACAAGATGGAGGGACACCAACAGCAGCACCCTGTGAGCCAGCAAGGCATGATGGAGGGAGCCGGAGGGAGGATGAGCAGCTCTGGCAAACACGGGGCCCAGCCTCAGAGCCAGGCGTCCCAGCCTCAGAGCCAGGCGTCCCAGCTGCAGCTGCAACTCCAGTCCCAGGCTCTGGAGGCCGCCGCGGCCCACTACAGCCACGGGcagcaggaccagggccaggccaAGCAGGGCTCGGTGGTGTCGTCCCTGGACATGCTGGAGCGCTCCCTGTCTCAGACCTCTAGCACTgacggaggagtggaggagaggagagggggaggaggaggtgggggaggaagagggagaggcggtggaggtggagagcgtcacagacagcagcagcaggagcagagacacccctctcaccaccacccccagcaaCACTCCGCCTCGGAGCTCCACTCCTTCCTGTCCGAGCCCGACATGGGCCTCGCCACGCCTTCGCACATGCACCACCTCTCCCAGCACCAcccacaacagcagcagcaacaacaacagcacccCAACTCCCACCACCAACaatcccactcccaccactcgCACGGCCACCACATGGGGCCCCCCTCCGGCTCCTCGCACGCCCAGCAGCAGAACGAGGCCCACTCCTCCCAGCAAGGCCCCATGGACCAACAGCAGGGGGGGGACCAGCACCAGTTCAGTCCCGGGGAGAAGAGCGGCCCCGGCCAGCAGAGTAACCGCTTCGTCCCCCTGACTTCCATCTGCTTCCCGGACTCCCTCCTCCAGGATGAGGACCGGTCCTTTTTCCCTGGGATGGAGGACATGTTCTGCTCCGACGACTACAAGTCCAGCTGTGCGGGGGGGGCCGGGCCGGGCCAGGAGGAGATGAGCGAGGGCCAGGGAGTACAGGAGGGCCtggaggggatgaagggagcgcagggcggaggaggaggagctggaggaggatatGACCTGATGGGGCATCACGGAGGTGATCAAGGGTATGGGCAGTACTGCCATGGCATGTCTGAACCTGGGAACAACCCCATGCACCTGGACCTGGACTCCCTGAAGAGCCACGAGCTGCCCTCCACCGTCAACACCGAGCAGCTGGGTCTGATCCAGTCCCAGGGCCCCGGGATGGGCATGGGCGGGACCGGGCCCAACAGTGCCGGAGGGAAGCTCTCGTCCGGCCCCGGAGGCGGCGGAGGGACAGGATCTGGAGGGCTCACTTCCCCCATCTTCTGCTCCTCCCGGCCCAAGAAGCTTCTCAAGTCCAGCTCGTTCCACCTGCTGAAGGAGCGGCGAGACCCCAACACCCTGCCCAAGAAGAGCTACGCTCAGGAGTACGAGTTTGAGGACGACGAGGACAAGGCCGACCAGCCGGCCGATATCCGACTCAACAGCCGCCGCCTCCCAGACCTGCTGCCTGACCTCGTGTCCAGCTGCAGGaagccggggggagggggagccctCAGTCCCCTGATGGGAGACTTAGACTTCTACCACTCGTCCGGTTACCAGTCTCtgggccccccacccctcctgccccaggACGGGCCTAGAAAGAGGGGCAGGAAGCCCACCAAGCCCAAGAGAGAGGGGCCCCCGAGACCCCGAGGCCGGCCTCGCATCCGACCCATGCCGGAGCCTCACACGGCCAACCGGAtgatgggagagatggggggaggagggggagcaggaggggcagtggtgggggtgggggtagcaGGGGCGGGCGCAGGAGGGTTTGGTGGCGTGGacgggcggagggggaggggcaggggaggcagggggagaggggggaggagagaagatatGTTTATGGagatgggagggaaggagcaAGAGCCACTCCATCACCTcaatcaacaacaacatcaacatcagCTCCACCAAGGCCAGCAGCAGCATGACCCTATACCACCTCTGAAGGTAAGCTTCGCTTGGGATTCTGGGATAGGCTGGACCGGTGTCTGGAGGACCAGCCCATACAGAGATAATTGACAGAGATGTGCATCATGTTATGTacacacagtgtatataatTCATGATGTGATATATTTGATACTTAGTATATCCCCAGTGTAGTGTTGACAGCAGCAGCATGGCTACAGTCATGTAAAGAGCAGTGTCACCAGAGAGTTGCTGCGAGTGACCCTGTCCCGTGTGTCTGTCCCAGATCAAGCTCCCGGTCGGCACCCTGTCCGGGACTGACGCCCTTCTGAGGTCTGACTCCCTCTCCGGGACCGACCCCGCACTGTCGGACGGCTCTGTGGGCTCGGCCCCCTCTCTGGGCCTCAGCCCCGGGGCCCCCTGCGGAGGGGCCCCCTGTGGAGGGGATGCCCCTGCCAGGAACCAGGACAAGAACAAGCAGAAAAACCAGATGATGAACGACGGAGCGGACGGGGAGGCGATGGATggaagggtgagagggagggagggtgagagggagggggggagggttgttGATCTTGTCATGGACATTTGCAATGTCACTTTATTCCCATCACAGACAAACATGGATACATGCTCACTTTATTTAAACGTTCCCTCTGTTCTTCCCTctgtttttccctccctccctccctccctccctccctccctccctccctccctccctccctccctcccagggggATGAGAAGGACTCAGAGAGCCGGGGTGCGTTCATGGCCTCCTTCCTGGACTTCCTCAAGTCAGGCAAGAGGCCTCCTGGACTGGACATGCCCCCTGGAATGGAGCCTGGCAACGGCCAATCCTCACCCTGCAAACCCGGGGGGCTCCGCCCCCTGTCTCCAGCCCCGCCTCCGCCCCCGCCGCCGTTTGGCGATGGCGAGGGAAACGGGGGCCTGGCCCTGGGGggctgccccagcccctgcaaGCGCCTTGACGACGAGCTGAAGAGGaacctggagaccctgccctcCTTCTCGTCAGACGAGGAGGACTCTGTGGGAAAGAACCAGGACCTCCAGAAGAGCATCTCCTCCGCCATCTCTGCCCTCTACGACACCCCTCAGATCCCTTCCACCCTgccgccccctcccccgccacccctggccccccagcagctagcccccagcctgcccaccctgcccccggccccccaacagcaagagccactgacccccaccctgcagccccccactctcagcccccagcccccctcacacacgccccacacccagcccccctctGCTGAGCCGGCCGTGCtgcagagagaagacaggaggcaggaggaggaggaggaggaagaggagaggcagatgggaggcagggaggaggatgaagatgaagggaaggagatggaggaagaggagccagACATGGAGACGCTCGGAGCTCCCCAGCTGGAAGGTACGGCCCAGAGACCGTGTTTCAGATCTGCTCCACATAGCGTTAATGTTACAACCCACTTTATGGTTCCATTTATTGTAGCATTTTCGCTTAGTttattacttaaaaaaaaagaaatccagTGTTCTGAAATTTTTATTAcattacatgaaataacattaatatttcataaatgttggtgatgctttcatccaaagcaaagtATAAATGGTTATGTTTCCTAATGCTTCTTCAAAAAGACTAGTTAACAGATTTTGttgttatatttctttttttttcagcgTCCCACCCAGAGCCccccttgtctccctcctcccccgccccgtcctcctccccctcccactcccccctcccccccctctccctcccctcgcctctCCCACCTCAAGAGGAACCACAACAGGAGCAGAAGTCtccatcccccagccccctccccccttccatcccctctcctccacctcccgcctccctcccaccatcctcctccactcctccccctcctccctccccccctcgtgCCCTCACTCCCCCGCCCCCGGCCCGGGAGTCCCCTCAGCCCCCGgagccccccgcctcccccgaggagccccccgcctcccccgagGAGCCCCCACCCTCTCAGGTGACCTCCCTGCACCTGGCCAAGAAGCAGGAGGACGCGGCCATCGTGGGTGAAAGTGAGGAGGACGAGAgcgagagtggaggggagggcatcTTCCGCGAGAGAGACGAGTTTGTCGTTCGCGTGGAGGACATCCGGACTCTGAAGGttcgtgtgtgtcttgtgtgtcttTGGAAATACCAAAAATGTACTTCACTTGCCAAATCTTCCGGCATTCCTCCACAGTGTAGCACCATATGCTCTAGCAGAGTCAGTGAACCACTAAACTGTCTAAAGGGATTTTttattctcttctccctcctctcctctctctttcctctcctctctccctctccctcctcccctcatctggGTCCAGATGGCGCTGCAGACTGGACGAGAGCCCCCCCCCATCTGGAGGGTCCAGAAGGCTCTGCTGCAGAAGTTCAGCCCAGAGATCAAGGATGGCCAGAGGCAGTTCTGTGCCACCAGCAacgtgagtctgtctgtctacacgtctgcctgtctacacgtctgcctgtctacacgtctgtctgtctagaCGTCTCTGTCTAGACGTCTGTCTGTTGGTCAGAGACCGTTAACAGTTTCTCCGTTATCCAAAATCTCATTCAGTCTGATTTGACAGAGAGCTTGAAACTGTCAGCGATTCTAGATATCA
The DNA window shown above is from Osmerus mordax isolate fOsmMor3 unplaced genomic scaffold, fOsmMor3.pri Scaffold_140, whole genome shotgun sequence and carries:
- the LOC136939158 gene encoding proline-rich protein 12-like, with product MDRNYPGTGFGDLGAGAGWSYERSAKASLVYGSSRSSHPDSELLHRQAYGTPHPLQGYATNHHPGSSGQGGAWGAAGRSLGLSGLFDTGLHHASPSGPDASVMNLISALESRGPQPPPSASSLLSQFRTPSWQTAMHTPAPAELFISGALPGSGSFPSSSALSAYQHPASFSSRSFPSVTPSLSLQDTPTFSPTSNGLLSPHDPLLHIKPPSQASLGFDRLLSSQGPAGAYRGGQDPTGASSTQASSARHLQSHQFNLLSSQLQDQSSQLYNASVFSSAQAQAQAQAQAQAQAQAQAQAQAQSNSAQERAVPRQDSVIKHYQRPTPSQSQLSSSAAHSLQHYLSCAGASYQQLSQHRHAGLACSPLGEQSPSSDHKASSRTEQYRPIIQPPYSSSSSGGTGKASKSSSSSGYSSANSASSSRTPHTPPSASSTSSTSSSSSSASGAHPSNSISSSTSAPSRQQPPPQPAPPPPAPQQQQQPPPASSTSAPQPLPKSCLSGYGSPVAPVKTPSAALTGQTPPQQQAQSYSPNQPPTSHLPQSYGGFSSPQAQDLSSGTGGKGYGGLGGRSQSYSSDVYASDSAYGSLPSSLGGAGSPSLGYGAPGHSPALLRSGGSSGGGASGGGSGNAGSGNSGSGGGGAGGSMANERGGGGGGSGGGSYHIPDSSPSPSGNSGTIRPGLHSPAPSCSTQSPGGGASNKYISSVLSPTFMASPQVYPDSRAPRSQSQSYHPSSSKAKSEAAMLGVGSQRSQEEVDDEDDFLIQHLLQAQASPTPQAPPSHHHSQQPQQSSQQQGAPQAQSVPSASDPGKGLSYEMSKSSEERYHLQSVIRTHSATSSAGAGTAGLDNQLEMSLKKQQQHQQHQQQQQQQHQQQQQQQQQQQHQQQQQQQRNDRNSRNSGGRGGSEQGHLHHHDNLGSVVHYGRGDIYSQHALQHVSSHGHLQSHGQMELQKKERPELAYPRKTPEAGQQQHSQSQASASMMDSPTDQSRQPPHLLQSVLSHTTRNKMEGHQQQHPVSQQGMMEGAGGRMSSSGKHGAQPQSQASQPQSQASQLQLQLQSQALEAAAAHYSHGQQDQGQAKQGSVVSSLDMLERSLSQTSSTDGGVEERRGGGGGGGGRGRGGGGGERHRQQQQEQRHPSHHHPQQHSASELHSFLSEPDMGLATPSHMHHLSQHHPQQQQQQQQHPNSHHQQSHSHHSHGHHMGPPSGSSHAQQQNEAHSSQQGPMDQQQGGDQHQFSPGEKSGPGQQSNRFVPLTSICFPDSLLQDEDRSFFPGMEDMFCSDDYKSSCAGGAGPGQEEMSEGQGVQEGLEGMKGAQGGGGGAGGGYDLMGHHGGDQGYGQYCHGMSEPGNNPMHLDLDSLKSHELPSTVNTEQLGLIQSQGPGMGMGGTGPNSAGGKLSSGPGGGGGTGSGGLTSPIFCSSRPKKLLKSSSFHLLKERRDPNTLPKKSYAQEYEFEDDEDKADQPADIRLNSRRLPDLLPDLVSSCRKPGGGGALSPLMGDLDFYHSSGYQSLGPPPLLPQDGPRKRGRKPTKPKREGPPRPRGRPRIRPMPEPHTANRMMGEMGGGGGAGGAVVGVGVAGAGAGGFGGVDGRRGRGRGGRGRGGRREDMFMEMGGKEQEPLHHLNQQQHQHQLHQGQQQHDPIPPLKIKLPVGTLSGTDALLRSDSLSGTDPALSDGSVGSAPSLGLSPGAPCGGAPCGGDAPARNQDKNKQKNQMMNDGADGEAMDGRGDEKDSESRGAFMASFLDFLKSGKRPPGLDMPPGMEPGNGQSSPCKPGGLRPLSPAPPPPPPPFGDGEGNGGLALGGCPSPCKRLDDELKRNLETLPSFSSDEEDSVGKNQDLQKSISSAISALYDTPQIPSTLPPPPPPPLAPQQLAPSLPTLPPAPQQQEPLTPTLQPPTLSPQPPSHTPHTQPPSAEPAVLQREDRRQEEEEEEEERQMGGREEDEDEGKEMEEEEPDMETLGAPQLEASHPEPPLSPSSPAPSSSPSHSPLPPLSLPSPLPPQEEPQQEQKSPSPSPLPPSIPSPPPPASLPPSSSTPPPPPSPPRALTPPPPARESPQPPEPPASPEEPPASPEEPPPSQVTSLHLAKKQEDAAIVGESEEDESESGGEGIFRERDEFVVRVEDIRTLKMALQTGREPPPIWRVQKALLQKFSPEIKDGQRQFCATSNYLGYFGDAKRRYQRLYVKFLENVNKKDYVRVCSRRPWHRVAPTLRRQAPPRMASPPSSQAPARVEAEESVPAREPVPREARDRTRAKEPVQREARDRTRAREQREKAAAAVKAKEKRVQPDPEPMEERGVAERGKAKEERRVVEKKAERPPKAKPAKVKAEPPPKKRKRWLNERPSSSESDSSEEAASEDEMPVSGGVNNRAMREMFRSYVEMLVSTALDPDMIQALEDTDDELYLPPMRKIDSIISEQKRRLMKRVNMSTQHQ